From the genome of Vicia villosa cultivar HV-30 ecotype Madison, WI unplaced genomic scaffold, Vvil1.0 ctg.003535F_1_1, whole genome shotgun sequence:
TGGAAGATTTATCTATGTTGTTGGTACAAAAGCAAAGTTTGACTATGGTACATACATTTTTGAGAAGACCATGAAGCATGTTGGTAGCTATAGTGTAAAAGGCCCTATAGCATTTCCTTCTCTCATATGTGACATCATCTTAAACCAACACCCTGGCATCTTGGTTGAAAGTGATTCTATTTGCAAAAGGGGAAGTGCTCTGTCTTTCCATTATAAATTGTTTCAGGGAACGCATGTCCCAGACATTGTCATGACATCGGCTGAGACATCAAAGAGTGGATCATCAGCCAGTAAAGCTGAAGTCATAGCAATGTTGAAAGAGACCTGCAAAGAGCTGGAGGCAAGGAAGATATCTCTTGAGAAGATGATCAGCAATCTAGAGAAGGATGGTAATGAGGATTTTGCAGGTGCTGCAGGGATAGAA
Proteins encoded in this window:
- the LOC131641153 gene encoding uncharacterized protein LOC131641153 — encoded protein: MDLIQAAGLLKTVVHLSKCYEMLVKEFIVNLTEDCAAKRSKEFRKVFVRGKCVNFFSTVLNNLLGRFDEAQPELEVSNNKFTVSTILGRFIYVVGTKAKFDYGTYIFEKTMKHVGSYSVKGPIAFPSLICDIILNQHPGILVESDSICKRGSALSFHYKLFQGTHVPDIVMTSAETSKSGSSASKAEVIAMLKETCKELEARKISLEKMISNLEKDGNEDFAGAAGIEAQDEQEDGRDSEEVVE